One Flavobacteriales bacterium genomic region harbors:
- a CDS encoding DUF4377 domain-containing protein: MNKIYLITLCIFTSFFSFSQIIAEDYQDSQSDKVSEFSITIEPYKKLSNGAFFTSLTLVSDNPYVEYVKGFDFEWGYRYQLKVKETIYANPPQDVSDRDYELIEVALQTLAYQYFEMILINEFYLSEPRGESITKLKAGLYRYHDEMEFYVPPVLRADFDRKMKKKAYCKGKFSFQED; this comes from the coding sequence ATGAATAAAATTTATCTAATCACCCTCTGTATTTTTACTTCTTTTTTTTCCTTCTCCCAAATCATTGCTGAAGATTATCAAGATTCTCAATCTGATAAAGTCAGTGAATTCAGCATTACTATAGAACCGTATAAAAAACTTAGCAATGGTGCTTTTTTCACATCACTTACTTTAGTCTCGGACAATCCTTATGTGGAATATGTCAAAGGCTTTGATTTTGAATGGGGCTACCGCTATCAGCTAAAAGTTAAAGAAACCATATATGCCAATCCTCCTCAAGATGTATCAGATAGAGATTATGAGCTTATAGAGGTCGCATTACAAACACTAGCTTACCAATATTTTGAAATGATTCTTATTAATGAATTCTACCTATCAGAGCCTAGAGGAGAATCCATTACAAAATTAAAAGCAGGACTGTATCGCTATCACGATGAAATGGAATTCTATGTGCCTCCTGTGCTAAGAGCTGATTTCGATAGAAAAATGAAAAAGAAAGCGTACTGTAAAGGAAAATTCAGCTTTCAAGAAGACTGA
- the bshC gene encoding bacillithiol biosynthesis cysteine-adding enzyme BshC: MSSKQIPYRKINVLSPLVQDYLDEKPDLSVFYGRYNKIDNYRTQIQDRSQFSTDRQTLVEVLKRQNATLELSDLSKENIESLESEDTFTVTTGHQLCLFTGPLYFIYKIVSTINLAKELKKHYPSKHFVPIFWMASEDHDFDEINHAQLFGQTVRWNTKQGGAVGRMNLNDIPSVLKELDAMIGDDENAQQLKGIFHKAYSAQNLAQASRILVNSLFKNDGLVILDGDDFQLKKLFVEVMKKDICEKSFASIIALQSEKLSKNYKAQAHVREINFFKLEEGGRERIASPLDAQEVVNSAENFSPNVLMRPLYQELILPNLAYIGGGAEMAYWMQLKTAFEFENIPFPILVLRNSLLLSHSSQLNKIEKLGFSVEDFFNSEADLHKQYIQSQKDFSLDRELDSLTQLFDKMKSKFEGDAHKPIIDAEHKRQKNSLEKLAKKLYRIEKVKHETALSQISKIKASFFPNATLQERYDNFIPYYLKYGDNFIKKLKDELNPLDTNFVVLAL; this comes from the coding sequence GTGAGTTCAAAGCAAATACCATATCGTAAAATTAATGTTTTAAGCCCTTTGGTGCAAGACTATTTAGATGAAAAGCCTGATTTGTCAGTTTTTTATGGTCGATATAATAAGATAGACAATTACCGCACACAAATACAGGATAGAAGTCAATTTTCTACTGATAGACAAACTCTTGTTGAGGTTTTGAAAAGGCAAAACGCTACTCTTGAATTGTCAGATTTATCAAAAGAGAATATTGAGTCGCTAGAGTCTGAGGATACTTTTACTGTTACTACAGGTCATCAGTTGTGTTTGTTTACTGGGCCTTTGTATTTTATATACAAGATAGTTTCAACAATTAACCTTGCTAAGGAATTGAAGAAACACTACCCATCAAAGCATTTTGTGCCTATTTTTTGGATGGCTTCAGAAGATCACGATTTTGATGAAATTAATCATGCACAATTATTCGGTCAGACTGTAAGGTGGAATACTAAACAGGGCGGAGCAGTTGGGAGAATGAATTTAAACGATATACCTTCCGTTTTGAAAGAGTTGGATGCCATGATTGGAGATGATGAAAACGCTCAACAATTAAAAGGCATTTTTCACAAGGCTTATTCTGCGCAGAACTTGGCACAAGCTAGTCGTATTTTGGTTAATAGTTTATTCAAAAACGATGGTCTTGTTATCCTAGATGGTGACGATTTTCAGCTAAAAAAACTATTCGTTGAGGTCATGAAAAAGGATATTTGCGAAAAGTCTTTTGCTTCTATCATAGCCTTACAATCAGAAAAGTTAAGTAAAAACTACAAAGCTCAGGCGCATGTTAGAGAAATAAATTTTTTCAAGTTAGAAGAGGGAGGGAGAGAAAGAATAGCTTCGCCCTTAGATGCGCAAGAGGTTGTTAATTCTGCTGAAAATTTTAGTCCTAACGTTCTCATGCGACCACTTTATCAAGAGTTGATATTACCTAACTTAGCATATATTGGCGGAGGTGCTGAAATGGCGTATTGGATGCAGTTAAAAACAGCCTTTGAATTTGAAAATATACCCTTTCCTATTTTGGTTTTAAGGAATTCACTTTTGTTAAGCCATTCGTCACAGCTCAACAAAATTGAGAAATTGGGCTTTTCAGTAGAAGACTTTTTCAATTCTGAAGCTGATTTACATAAGCAATACATACAATCTCAAAAAGATTTTTCACTAGATCGTGAGCTAGATTCTTTAACTCAATTGTTCGATAAAATGAAAAGTAAATTTGAGGGAGACGCACACAAGCCCATCATAGATGCCGAACATAAGAGGCAAAAGAACTCCTTGGAGAAGTTAGCTAAAAAACTATACCGAATAGAAAAAGTTAAGCATGAGACAGCTCTTTCGCAGATTTCAAAGATAAAGGCTAGTTTTTTTCCAAACGCTACTTTACAAGAACGCTACGATAATTTTATTCCCTATTATTTAAAATATGGTGATAACTTTATAAAAAAGTTAAAAGACGAACTCAACCCACTAGATACTAATTTTGTAGTTTTAGCCCTTTAA